In Chryseobacterium culicis, the following proteins share a genomic window:
- the metK gene encoding methionine adenosyltransferase yields MSYLFTSESVSEGHPDKIADQISDALIDHFLAYDKDSKVACETLVTTGQVVLAGEVKSDAYLDVQTIAREVINGIGYTKGEYMFNGDSCGVISAIHEQSPDINQGVDRAVNDESFEAKANAQGAGDQGMMFGYATNETANYMPLALDLAHTILKELSAIRRENKEITYLRPDAKSQVTIEYSDDHKPIRIDSIVVSTQHDDFGAEEEMLNKIREDIKNILVPRVVAQQTEEIKALFNDQIKYHINPTGKFVIGGPHGDTGLTGRKIIVDTYGGKGAHGGGAFSGKDPSKVDRSAAYATRHIAKNLVAAGVADEVLVQVSYAIGVAEPCGLYINTYGTAKVDLHDGDIAKKVSAIFDLRPYAIEQNLKLRNPIYQETASYGHMGKEHYVADKTFNKGQKNEITLKDLEFFTWEKLDKVEEIKTAFGI; encoded by the coding sequence ATGTCTTATTTATTTACATCTGAATCAGTTTCAGAAGGACATCCGGATAAAATCGCCGATCAGATTTCCGATGCATTAATCGACCATTTCTTAGCCTATGATAAAGATTCAAAAGTAGCATGTGAAACTCTTGTAACGACCGGACAGGTGGTATTGGCAGGAGAAGTAAAATCAGATGCTTACCTTGATGTACAGACCATTGCCAGAGAAGTAATCAACGGAATCGGATATACAAAAGGAGAATATATGTTTAATGGAGATTCTTGTGGAGTGATCTCTGCAATCCATGAACAGTCACCTGATATCAATCAGGGAGTTGACAGAGCCGTAAATGATGAGTCTTTTGAGGCTAAAGCAAATGCACAGGGAGCTGGAGACCAGGGAATGATGTTCGGGTATGCTACTAATGAAACGGCAAACTATATGCCTCTTGCATTAGATCTTGCTCACACAATCCTTAAAGAACTTTCTGCCATCAGAAGAGAAAATAAGGAAATCACTTACCTTCGTCCTGATGCGAAAAGCCAGGTAACTATTGAGTATTCTGATGATCACAAACCTATCAGAATTGATTCTATCGTAGTTTCTACTCAGCACGATGACTTTGGAGCAGAAGAAGAAATGTTGAACAAGATCCGTGAGGATATCAAAAATATTCTGGTTCCAAGAGTGGTTGCACAGCAAACAGAAGAAATCAAAGCTTTGTTCAATGATCAGATCAAATATCACATCAATCCTACAGGTAAATTCGTAATCGGAGGACCTCACGGAGATACTGGTCTTACAGGGAGAAAAATCATCGTTGATACCTACGGTGGTAAAGGAGCTCACGGAGGTGGTGCTTTCTCAGGAAAAGACCCTTCTAAAGTAGATAGAAGTGCTGCTTATGCAACAAGACATATTGCTAAAAACTTAGTGGCTGCAGGAGTGGCTGATGAAGTTTTAGTACAGGTTTCTTATGCAATTGGGGTAGCTGAACCTTGTGGTTTATATATCAACACTTATGGAACGGCAAAAGTAGATCTTCATGATGGAGACATTGCGAAAAAAGTTTCTGCTATTTTCGATTTAAGACCTTATGCTATTGAGCAGAACTTAAAATTAAGAAATCCTATTTATCAGGAAACAGCGTCTTACGGACATATGGGTAAAGAGCATTATGTGGCTGATAAAACATTCAACAAAGGACAGAAAAACGAGATTACCTTAAAAGATCTTGAGTTCTTTACTTGGGAAAAGCTTGACAAAGTAGAGGAAATTAAAACCGCTTTTGGAATTTAA
- a CDS encoding RNA polymerase sigma factor: MKSKSDSLLISLYQKGDEGALSTLIHRHQRELFTFIFYKINDEDLANDIFQDTFMKIIVMLKEGRYNEEGKFILWAKRISHNLIIDHFRSKAKNIKVSETTFETDEYSIFDLIREPSENIEDQLVTNQIQEDLLRMLQFLPQNQQEVIKLRFFDGLSFKEIADHTEMSINTTLGRVRYALINLRKIMDENNIILTR, translated from the coding sequence ATGAAATCAAAATCGGATAGTTTACTAATTTCCCTTTACCAGAAAGGAGACGAGGGCGCATTATCAACCCTTATTCACCGACATCAGAGAGAACTTTTTACATTCATTTTTTACAAAATTAATGATGAAGATTTAGCCAACGATATCTTTCAGGATACTTTCATGAAGATTATTGTGATGCTGAAAGAAGGACGCTATAACGAAGAAGGTAAATTTATTCTTTGGGCAAAAAGAATTTCCCACAATTTAATCATCGATCATTTCAGGTCTAAAGCCAAGAATATCAAAGTTTCAGAAACTACTTTTGAAACTGATGAATATTCTATTTTTGATTTGATCAGAGAGCCTTCGGAAAATATTGAAGATCAGCTTGTAACGAATCAGATTCAGGAAGATCTTTTAAGGATGTTACAGTTTTTACCACAGAATCAACAAGAGGTAATCAAACTGAGATTTTTTGACGGCTTGAGTTTCAAAGAAATTGCAGACCATACTGAGATGAGTATTAATACAACATTGGGCAGAGTAAGATATGCACTCATAAACCTGAGAAAAATCATGGATGAAAACAACATAATATTAACCAGATAG